One genomic window of Monodelphis domestica isolate mMonDom1 chromosome 1, mMonDom1.pri, whole genome shotgun sequence includes the following:
- the LOC100027041 gene encoding pancreatic triacylglycerol lipase: protein MLLLWTISLLLGTVAGKEICFPRLGCFSDDKPWAGIIERPLKILPWSPEDVNTRFLLYTNENQNNYQEIVADIAIIEGSNFNKDRKTRFIIHGFVDKGEENWLSNMCKNFFQVEEVNCICVDWKSGSRTEYTQASQNIRVVGAEIAYLVDLLKSQYKYSLDDVHIIGHSLGAHAAGEAGRRHNGLLGRITGLDPAEPCFEGTPEEVRLDSSDAKFVDVIHTDAAPVVPNLGFGTSQIVGHLDFFPNGGEHMPGCQKNILSQIVDINGIWEGTRDFVACNHLRSYKYYADSILNPDGFSGFPCASYKVFESNKCFPCPSGGCPQMGHYADKFAGATRTTGQIFYLNTGDASNFARWRYKISVTLSGAKVTGHVKVSLFGSKGNSKQYDIFSGKLRPGYTHSNEVDSDVNVGTLEKVKFLWDNNVINPTLPRVGASMITIETSEGQKFDFCSKETVREDVLLTLSAC from the exons ATGCTGCTACTTTGGACAATCTCACTGTTATTGGGCACAGTGGCAG GAAAAGAAATTTGCTTTCCAAGACTTGGATGCTTTTCAGATGATAAACCATGGGCTGGCATTATAGAAAGACCCCTTAAAATACTTCCCTGGTCCCCAGAAGATGTCAACACCCGTTTTCTTCTGTACaccaatgaaaatcaaaacaactatcaA GAAATTGTTGCAGATATTGCAATTATTGAAGGCTCTAATTTCAACAAAGATAGAAAAACTCGATTTATTATTCATGGCTTCGTAGACAAAGGTGAAGAAAACTGGTTGTCAAACATGTGCAAG AATTTCTTTCAAGTGGAAGAGGTAAACTGTATCTGTGTGGACTGGAAATCGGGTTCACGGACTGAATATACACAAGCATCACAAAATATTCGTGTAGTGGGGGCTGAAATAGCCTACTTGGTGGACCTTCTCAAG TCCCAATATAAATACTCTCTTGATGATGTCCACATCATTGGCCACAGTCTGGGAGCACATGCTGCTGGAGAGGCAGGGAGAAGGCATAATGGTCTCCTTGGACGAATCACTg GATTGGATCCTGCTGAGCCTTGCTTTGAAGGTACCCCAGAAGAAGTCCGATTGGATTCCAGTGATGCCAAGTTTGTTGATGTCATTCACACAGATGCCGCTCCTGTTGTTCCTAACTTAG GTTTTGGAACCAGTCAAATTGTGGGACATCTTGATTTCTTTCCAAATGGAGGAGAACATATGCCTGGATGTCAGAAGAATATCCTTTCTCAGATTGTAGACATAAATGGAATCTGGGAAG GAACTCGTGATTTTGTGGCATGTAATCACTTGCGAAGTTACAAATATTATGCAGATAGCATCCTCAACCCAGATGGCTTTTCTGGATTCCCATGTGCTTCTTACAAAGTTTTTGAGTCG AATAAATGCTTTCCTTGTCCATCTGGAGGATGCCCACAGATGGGCCACTATGCTGACAAATTTGCTGGTGCAACACGTACAACAGGACAGATCTTTTATCTCAACACTGGGGATGCCAGCAATTTTGCTC GTTGGAGGTATAAGATATCTGTCACATTGTCTGGAGCCAAAGTTACTGGACACGTAAAAGTTTCTTTATTTGGAAGTAAGGGAAacagtaagcaatatgatattttCAG TGGGAAACTACGACCAGGCTATACTCATTCTAATGAGGTTGATTCAGATGTCAATGTTGGAACACTTGAGAAAGTTAAATTTCTTTGGGACAACAATGTGATCAATCCAACTCTGCCCAGAGTGGGAGCCTCAATGATCACCATAGAAACTTCAGAAGGACAAAA GTTTGATTTCTGTAGCAAAGAAACTGTAAGAGAAGATGTTCTACTAACTCTCAGTGCTTGCTAA